The genomic segment tgcaatatatttaacaccactctgtaattaaataatttaattaatgattttaaaaatgaattatataataattaaattacatactaATTTAGCTCTATCCACATTATCtctaaatggaaaaaaagcaTCACTACTCAGAGCAATATTGTCTGctttttttatccattctattttttcactttctgaGAGTTTTTGTGGCACTTCCTCATACATTGCTGTGCAAAAAGCTTCATCCATATCTTTTCCAACAAatccatttatataattgtcaatagcatttgaaatttctgctctttttacatttttcttaaatttcatattaataactttaGGATGCTGTCGAAGCCacctgaaaataatattacattatatcattcaataatattaacaaacatcaaatatcaaaaatgtaatataccAATTATCAGCTTTATCACCAGCAAGTCTTGTGCAATGAATTCTTGATTGCTGTCCTGCACCAATTCCAATTATTTGCCCATCTTTTGCATAGCATACTGAATTACtttgtgtatattttaaagCAATAGTAGCTACAATTAAATCTCTCATAGCAGAATCAGAAATAGTTGTATACTTTTTGGTTactatattagaaaatatatttctatcaataATCGCATCATTACGTTTTTGTTCCATAGttaatccaaataaaattctatattccaTTTGAGGTGGCATATAATTTGGATCAATTTGAAGTATACAATAAgcaccattttttttcttttttaaaattttgagcGCATTTTCTGAATAATCAGGTGCAATAATACCATCAGAAACCTCtctaaaatgttttataaatatacaaatataaataatttattcatttcattttttgataacatatattacctagatataattttagcaGTAACTTCATCACATGTATCTGATAATGCTATAAAATCTCCAAAACTAGACATTCTATCGGCTCCTCGTGCACGCGCATAAGCAGTTGCTAATGGTGTAAGCTGGTCTAATAAATCATCTACTTGACATAATTTTGCTTGTACTATATTTAATGGCACAGCAACTGCTGCCCCAGCTGGACTAACATGCTTAAAAGATGTTGCAGCTGGTAAATTTAGAGCtactttcaattcttttactAATTGATAACCATTTAATGCATCACAGAGATTAATAAAACCTGGGGAACCATTTATTACTGTTAATGGTAATTTATCTaaagttgtaaaaatttgTGCAGGTTTTTGATGTGGATTCATTCCATATCTCAGTGTCAACTGAGAAActttattactatattgttTACGGAAATAATCTGAGATTGCATTATCATATTCTGCTGTATGAGTGAATGCTTTAACTGCTAATAATTGTCTAAAAATatgagagaaattattaaaaatttaaattacattctctaaaatttattttaataaaatatatatacatatatatttatacctaGTTTCTAAAGAAGTATCTTTGTTAATAGAAGATTGCATTtcttttccaactttttcaTAATCATTAGGATCACAAATAACTGTTActctattatgatttttagcAGCAGCTCGTAATAAAGTTACTCCACCAATATCTATGTTTTCTATTGCATCTTCAAGTTTTACTTCTAGTTTTGTAACTGTATTTACAAATGGATATAAGTTACATACCACAACCTGAATAAgttcataattttgtttatgaaGATCTTGTTGATCTGACTCTGTAAATCTAGCTAATAtacctataaaataaaaaaaattctatataatatcatctatataatataaataaataaataatattaaaaataaatttaaatatataaattcattcataCCAGCATGAACAGCAGGATGAAGAGTTTTGACTCTTCCATTAAGCATTTCAGGAGCACCAGTAATATTAGAAACATCTTTTACTGGAAGATTAGCATTTCTCAAACATTTTGCTGTTCCACCAGAAGCAACTAATGTCAAACCTAGTTCATGCAATTTCTTAGCAAATGGTAAAAGATTTGTTTTATCAGAGACACTTAATAATgctataaatgtaaaataaaataaaataattatataataaattatataaaaaataaaatataaaataaataaaataaattttattattattatattatatttcttatgtatgaaattttattaaataaaaagaaaaatattataatattaaaaataatatttttataaatagagttataataattacaataatataattatagtacaacagtatatttataattgaaataataataattatgatataatcatcatataattaataaacaatatattaaacacttaatatttaaaaacattaaaaaattaatcattattttatgtttgaaaaattatattaaatattttataataaatatttaaattttatttacttttttctaattttttctattaatttgaatttaattatgaatttaactCACCTAAATTTCCACTAGACAtgatatttcttctaaaaattattctaaaaagaaataaatttcaatcaaaataattttatatctaatttaggCTTTCGTACTATAGAATAAATTCAACAAGTGTGTGGCTTCAATTCCAAAGTAATTTCCAACAGTCCATAattcacattatatatatgtagacaACTACATATAAACACATtcttatatagtattataagttatagtattacatataaaacacaatcaaatatcttataattcgtGGGGGTCTTAAAGATCAAATGTTAtcttattgaattgaataaaatattatacaataatatataatactataagtattatatataaaatgcaaacattaatttgtaaaaaaaagaatttccaaaaacaaattatatttttatcgttcaaatttgttatatctttttatattattataatgatacaatCGTCTAATAAATCGTAtatgtaagatattttttacattatgcaaaaaacaatgaaatatataaaaatattataacaattatacatataatttcttaaaatgaatcaaatcaattataaatcaaatataaattaagtttttaattatgcacattttttgagattattatatcaatattaataattattttacagaacgatttatgatttatttcaaaagatatgtttaaattaataaaaactaatttgaaaattttacatattaatgcaaaattgatttaaaaaaatgtaataaatataataaatttcataggtaaaattaaaatgtataacctatttttttattatatttaaataatagtaaaatatgataaatcttatttaatatttataatttttaatctaatatttataatttaaaaagataatgaaatattatcataaaaatgatttagataatagattatatataacaaaacaaatataactatattatttcagttaagcaaaataaaataataataattttatattattatttaaaacaattatctttttattaaagtaaagggttataaaaaataaaatgcaggaatattttttacttataattcatttcatgTAAAGAaacagtttaatttatttcataaaatttattatgcacatttttcaatttttaatgcaataaattaatcattgttaataacaacaatgtttattattttagataaaatagttttatcattttttagatttaaaatatgtttttagttaaaataatttaaatgcattaataaaaataaagcaactgaattaattattgatctaattattattgttaacaattatattgatcaatattatattttaaaagagaacAAAAATGTTACATcagtatgataataataaatataatgttaacaggcatatctttattaaagagcatattataaaataaaaaactatatttaaaatcatttcacaataataaagaaaataattatagccTGTctcataaaattcatatagttttctatttataaaaaactaattattcatattgtaaaattgtcatcacctaaatatttcaatggaaaaaatttcatggTTGCATATTTCatagtatttttaaacaagcatttctaaaataattacatattatttgcattttatgaaaataataaaatgctaaatataaggataaaaaattaaaaaataaaccaatgtacaaataaatgttaataaatgaccaatattaaataaaaattctatacttTTTGAAAAGTATTGCATTAAATTACTGAACTAACTTGGTGAATCTTAACATTATCACATTTGTTTGTTCTTTTTGCAATTTgtcacaattaattttttaattgtcattaattttttatgataaagaagatttttaaatcctATTTATCATtagttaaaaaacaaaataaatttttctttctatctaattataaatgatatattgggATTTggcacaaatataatttttaaaaaattagacatatcaaaatatgattattatacatatttatatttatttttgcatatatttttattttaaaaatgaatattatcaaaaatatttttcaaaaaaactgaaaatattaaatatatatctatgagAAACATTCATTATGTTAGACAGTGATTTTAATGCAGcactttatttttacataaaaaattaaatttttctatataatgtaattccatatttctttatgatgacataaattgtatttattaaaaaattaataaattttttttaaagtattattaaaataagtattattaaatattaaaatatttaaatgtttatatttttttgtttatataaaggaacaatattagtattttaatcCTGAGGAGcaacataaattattcaaaaaaattttttatcaagtttttgttagtaaatacataatttgatttttctttcttatattcttgtaaagaaagataatcatttaaaaaaaatattttacaatattagattttttttcattaaaacaaatttttcctaaattCTGATTACTACAGAATcagatttggaaaaaaattgattgttacagttcaatattacaattttttaaactatgtaaaataaatcaattttcaactaattctttttaatttctctttttcgtaaaaatctaataatggCAACTTCCTTTCTTAACACTTTCACAATAACTAAAACATACTACTTTTTTGGCGAATTCAATAAATCTAtacgttctttttcttcttctgtgaGAAATATTTTGGTAATTACTATATCACCTGTACTATATGTTTGGCAAGCCACACTATTCAGGGAATTACGATCTGATTGtggacttttatttttatcttgacaCGAACATACACATTTTGTTGGAGATACATCTGCACTGCTTGAGGAAAATTGATCAGTTGCAGAACCAGTAACAGCTGAAAGAATAGCttctaatttttcgattttttcaaatctatcCATTCGTCCATCAGATAGAATTTCATCTACCATTTGCATTGATTCTGTAAGACTTGGTGTATCAGAATTTCTTGGTGACAATATACCacctataaatacaaatatatgaatatatataattgtgtatatatataatataagtaattgtGAAAccaagttaatattaattaaatatataatattaatattaataaataatattatatatttatattaatattaataatattatatattaatatataatattattaatattattattatattaatataataatattaatattaataataattattaaataatattaattaaatattaaattaaattattaataataaaaaaatttatacctgAATGTGAATTTTCAGAAGTATAACTTTCCATACTATGATATTCtgaatcttcaattttatcttcatcatcatcatcactaCTTTCTCCTTTATCTTGACCcatattttcaagtttttctaattttcttgcaACTTTGTAACTACctttcaatttctctttttcatcctCAGTAAGATCAAGATAACGCAAAAGACGTATTTCACGATtacttaaaacaatatttttggtGGTTGcttcttccattcttttttttaaatctgcaACTTCTGTTTCCACTTTTCGTTGCTTCTTTCGTGCTTTTACTTCTGCAGGTTTGATATGTAATTGAATTTGTTCCTCACACAACTCATTAAAAAGAACTTGTACTTCTGGTTTTATGagtctaataatattaaaatcaaaaattataattaacaaaaatatccatttttatgtattttttttacaatattaaaaaattagatgaaaatatgataaaattatgtatgtataattaaaaattaatgaaatttttttttattcatttgaatcaattttaaatatctttaatgaaaaatttaattattctagtttttaaaataaattgtaaaaagtaaCTGCtattttactaatatatatgtattgaaaAAATCATTCAATAAATACAACATGATTAAACAATATACCTAGacatggaaatatatatttgtggaaCTAAACTCAAAACATCACTACTAGCATAAATGAGCATATCTCGTGTTAGTGGACGCCTACACCAATATCTTTGATTATTAcgatagatatttttcaattgttcttTTAATGGATTACTTGGAGCACCATAATGATCACATAGTGTAttcaaattaacatttttaactttatatacaGGTTTTCCAGTTTCTTGAAACTGCAGTACAGCATGAGCTGCctacaaatagaaatataatttatctttcaatcatatttttattattttatatttcaaaacttttttaaggaattttaataattataatttaaatacctGTGTATCAAAAACATTATTCAACATAATCTTAAATTGTCTGTACAAATTGACACTGTCATTTCTACAATCATGAATtacctaaaataattaaaataaaattactaaaatataaacaaatttataaaatataaatgatacaaaaatttacatgAGTAgagttttgaatattttttcttactttaatAACATCTTTATGTTCTAAAAGTTTTTGAAGGCCTCCAGCTTGTACAAGATTAGGACAagcaaataaatcaaatacatATGCTTGACCAGACATAGTTCCAATTTGTACAAGTGTCAATTGTCCTTTAACTCCTAAATTTATTCCTTCACAATCAAATGAAACAACAATTTTACCATCAGAAGGAGGTTTACGaggatttattatatcttctatGATTTGAAGACTTTCTCTTGGATTTACTATTACTCTTGTCTGTTGCAATACCTTTAGTTTCCAAGCATCCCCCATTTGCATAGTTTGTAAACTTCTATCCTTTTCTGTATTATCTGCCAAAGTCTTCATTACAAGTgtatttattctttgttttaaAGTTTGTTGTTGCAAGCTTATTGGAGAAGTACTATTGCTTTCAATTGATGGGAAATgagaattttgtatattattaatctgacttgtaatattgatattagtagattctgaattaattatttgttgagATGCTTGAGTATTGCTTggttgaataatttgatttaaatttgtttgacTTGCAGTACTATTTTGACTTCGTGAAGAATTTGTAAATCTTGTTTTTGCTTTTCCTTCTATAGTAGAAGACTTAGGCCTTCCAATTAATGTTACTAAATTACTTTGAACATGAAATGCATCTGGGAACATTTTGACAAATGTACACAAATCCTGTggtgttttaaatattgaagtccaattttcatatgaaaatttatcattaactatattaaacatttgatCTACAAGAATTGGACCCTTTTGTTCAATACATTCACaaagaaaatctaataattttgcagTAATCTCTGGATCTATAGGTATATCTGGTTCTAATTCTACAAAAGGTTCTGCTTTCATGCCTTCATATTGCTTTAACATTACATTATCTTCAGTAACTACAAAAGCATcaggatattttaaaagaaagtctctaaattctttataatgttGACCAGAAATATGTCTAACTTCTGGAGAAGCTTGGGATCGATGTCCTAAAAGACTCTTTATTGGTACTTCTGTACCAATTCCATActgcattaatttatttgtaaaatattctacAGCCTCTCGAGCATAATCGCGTTTACCACCTAATTTACatccattttcttcttctacaaTTTGTTGAAAAGTATTTACTGATACATAATcaccattaataataaaaagcatTGGATATTGAgctaaaaactttttaaggCCACTTTGTGATCCACCAGCTATTTGGCGCATTTCTTTTGTAAATCCTTTAGCTCCAAATTGACAACTTAAATCATGTAAAGTACGTGGACCACCTTTATCCACAAGAAGTtccagaaaaaataaaagtgtcATATTTCGTACAGTCTCATATTCTGAACTATCcatctttctattttatttgttgCTTCAAGAGAAGagactttttattaattataatatccaaAAAAATCATGTCATGATATatcctaaatataataattaaattttagttaattttaaatatcaataatattaataatataaatatttttcttttattattattatttaatcctttaatgttttatttattattattacttaaaaaagaaacattttaaaaaaataataaagtttatttattttatattgaatatttcttaatctaaatcattatatctaacttattaatatagaaatataattataattaaaatgtatatttaccATTATGatgattatcaaatattaagaatataagcacaaaaataaattattgccaTCTttgattatatacttttataaatatctcattaatattttcatccaaaaaaaatatttatttcaagattaattaaattccaatgattaaataattgcaCAGCCACCATAACAAGAGAAAAGATCTAAAAATTCATAacataaatagttaaatatatataattaatatttataattaaatataaaatattttataaactaatattttataaactaattttcatattttattaaacttatatttttttatatttttttacaaaccttatattatgaataattagacTTCtagttgataaaatttcttttttgataatacaatatatattgtataaaataggaacattataaatttcttttgttttttaagagattaaaatacaatagtaTGATAAcctaataaacataaaaataaattattataaatatataatatatatttgtttaatattaagaattaatgtttagtttagtttttttgtttaatgaataataaaatctctattaagattaaaatgaaattgcaatGAATGAATTGTGCAAAATATTTGTGGaacataaatacaaaaaatctgCCCACCTATAACATTTATGATTAGTTGTTCctatattatttgcattttaaattgaaGGATTAATctgtttattttacaatttattaaagtatcaCAGTCCATATCACGTATAAGACATAtgtcattaattcattatagtACACATTACTACTGTGTAATttgacattaaataatataataattacctataacaaataaaattttgcagaACTTCGATACATATCAGATATAGATTTCAGAATTGACGATATCTAAATTCTAAGATATCACAGGTCAAACAACTCTCTGACATAGATTTAGAATACCACGCCACACTAATGATCTTGATATGTATTCCTATAGTGTTTGTGAAGCATTCTTGAAAtcgttcttttcttaattaataataataaatatattttatcagaaagttgttttattgtatcttgtctaatattaaatagtaaaatttcagTCATTTGCCAATGTAGTGCACCGTgcaatatatcaatatcatccTATACATACT from the Apis mellifera strain DH4 linkage group LG9, Amel_HAv3.1, whole genome shotgun sequence genome contains:
- the LOC412467 gene encoding bifunctional purine biosynthesis protein PURH, with translation MSSGNLALLSVSDKTNLLPFAKKLHELGLTLVASGGTAKCLRNANLPVKDVSNITGAPEMLNGRVKTLHPAVHAGILARFTESDQQDLHKQNYELIQVVVCNLYPFVNTVTKLEVKLEDAIENIDIGGVTLLRAAAKNHNRVTVICDPNDYEKVGKEMQSSINKDTSLETRQLLAVKAFTHTAEYDNAISDYFRKQYSNKVSQLTLRYGMNPHQKPAQIFTTLDKLPLTVINGSPGFINLCDALNGYQLVKELKVALNLPAATSFKHVSPAGAAVAVPLNIVQAKLCQVDDLLDQLTPLATAYARARGADRMSSFGDFIALSDTCDEVTAKIISREVSDGIIAPDYSENALKILKKKKNGAYCILQIDPNYMPPQMEYRILFGLTMEQKRNDAIIDRNIFSNIVTKKYTTISDSAMRDLIVATIALKYTQSNSVCYAKDGQIIGIGAGQQSRIHCTRLAGDKADNWWLRQHPKVINMKFKKNVKRAEISNAIDNYINGFVGKDMDEAFCTAMYEEVPQKLSESEKIEWIKKADNIALSSDAFFPFRDNVDRAKLSGVKYIASPSGSVNDEAIIQACDEHKIVLIHTNLRLFHH
- the LOC550822 gene encoding egalitarian protein homolog, which encodes MDSSEYETVRNMTLLFFLELLVDKGGPRTLHDLSCQFGAKGFTKEMRQIAGGSQSGLKKFLAQYPMLFIINGDYVSVNTFQQIVEEENGCKLGGKRDYAREAVEYFTNKLMQYGIGTEVPIKSLLGHRSQASPEVRHISGQHYKEFRDFLLKYPDAFVVTEDNVMLKQYEGMKAEPFVELEPDIPIDPEITAKLLDFLCECIEQKGPILVDQMFNIVNDKFSYENWTSIFKTPQDLCTFVKMFPDAFHVQSNLVTLIGRPKSSTIEGKAKTRFTNSSRSQNSTASQTNLNQIIQPSNTQASQQIINSESTNINITSQINNIQNSHFPSIESNSTSPISLQQQTLKQRINTLVMKTLADNTEKDRSLQTMQMGDAWKLKVLQQTRVIVNPRESLQIIEDIINPRKPPSDGKIVVSFDCEGINLGVKGQLTLVQIGTMSGQAYVFDLFACPNLVQAGGLQKLLEHKDVIKVIHDCRNDSVNLYRQFKIMLNNVFDTQAAHAVLQFQETGKPVYKVKNVNLNTLCDHYGAPSNPLKEQLKNIYRNNQRYWCRRPLTRDMLIYASSDVLSLVPQIYISMSRLIKPEVQVLFNELCEEQIQLHIKPAEVKARKKQRKVETEVADLKKRMEEATTKNIVLSNREIRLLRYLDLTEDEKEKLKGSYKVARKLEKLENMGQDKGESSDDDDEDKIEDSEYHSMESYTSENSHSGGILSPRNSDTPSLTESMQMVDEILSDGRMDRFEKIEKLEAILSAVTGSATDQFSSSSADVSPTKCVCSCQDKNKSPQSDRNSLNSVACQTYSTGDIVITKIFLTEEEKERIDLLNSPKK